In Deinococcus carri, the sequence CAAAACTCTGTGCAGACGGGGGGAATACGGGATTAAGTCGCTTTGCTGACATCAAGACGGCTTGCCTGTTCCCTCTCCCCCTGCGGGAAAGGGCTGGGGAGAGGGGGCGACCGGGCAGCTTGCACGCCTCCTGGATGCCCAGGACTCATTTTCATTCCGTATAAGCCGTTCGACAGTCAGACCTTTTGACCGTTCGACGTCCCTGGCCGCCTCCATCCCCAGTTCTCCCATCGGAATATCTTATTGAGAAGAATTCCTATTAAGGGTAGGATGGGCCAATGTCCTCCCCCCAGCCCACTCCCACGGCCGCCGCGCCGCACGACCATACCTTCGTGCTCCAGAAGGTTCAGCCCGCGCTGCTGGGGCTGATGGACGGTAGTGTCAGCACCCTCGCGCCGATCTTCGCCACGGCGGGGCTGACGGGGCGGCCCATCGACGCCTTTTTCGTGGGGCTGGCGGCCAGCCTGGGCGCGGGCATCAGCATGGGGCTGGCCGAGGCCCTCTCGGACGACGGCAAGGTGAGCGGGCGCGGCACGCCGCTGGGGCGCGGGGTGATCACCGGGGCGGCGACCATCCTGGGCGGGATGCTTCATACCCTGCCCTTTCTGCTGCCCGACCTGCGGGCCGCGCTGACGCTGGCCTACGTGGTCGTGATTGTCGAGCTGATTGCCATCGCCCTGATTCGCTGGAAGTACATGAGAAGCCCGCTGGGGCAGACCATCTTTCAGGTCATCGTGGGCGGCGCGGTGGTGTTCGGCGTGGGCGTGTGGCTGGGTCGCCTGGGCGCGGGGGGCTGATACGGATTCCGGCCATTGGGTTCTCCTTCGGGAAAGCGCCGAAGGCTGACTCCATTCTGGAATCCGTCCTTTTCCTGCTCTGCTGCGCAGCTCTACGAGTCCTTCCAGTCGGGTTTCGCAGTTCTTGCATCACTGTTCAACCGGAATTCGTAAGACCCCCAACGTGACCGGCTGCCGCTTTCGCTGAGGGTCCTCGCCGCAGACTGCGCCCATGTCTGCTCCTGCCTCTCCCCTGCCGCTGTCCGTGCTGGACCTCGTTCCCGTGCCCACCGGACAGGGGGCACCCGCCGCGCTGCGCGACACGCTCACACTGGCGCAGGAGGCCGAGCGCCTGGGCTACCACCGCTACTGGGTCGCGGAGCATCACAACATGCGCGCCCTGGCCGCCAGCGTGCCCGCCGTGGTGCTGGCGGCTCTGTCGCAGGTCACGTCGCGGCTGCGGCTGGGGGCGGGCGGCGTGATGCTGCCCAACCACGCGCCGCT encodes:
- a CDS encoding VIT family protein; translation: MSSPQPTPTAAAPHDHTFVLQKVQPALLGLMDGSVSTLAPIFATAGLTGRPIDAFFVGLAASLGAGISMGLAEALSDDGKVSGRGTPLGRGVITGAATILGGMLHTLPFLLPDLRAALTLAYVVVIVELIAIALIRWKYMRSPLGQTIFQVIVGGAVVFGVGVWLGRLGAGG